The proteins below are encoded in one region of Chitinophagales bacterium:
- a CDS encoding T9SS type A sorting domain-containing protein, with translation MKKYLLLLLFSLSTTAFAQQWTLMNTGVTNLLRSVFFINSNVGWICTEPVSPDNSLILRTTDGGTTWSIYNTGTFAAMRGVHFTDANHGIVCGFNGTILKSTDGGASWNGVFSGSTQALRSLDFPSADTGFVCGGGGTMLKTTDGGTSWSTLGTGITTDLIQVRFSNNNVGYAVASNSSFAEGAVIKTTDGGNTWSTVYTNASSGLLALAIGNEDTVYAGGKGENIFKTTDGGVSWNQVYSGISTYTLRDGFLSTDNSCRFISYNILATDNGGASWSYDATANGQLYGIHFPNYYTGYAVGTAGILYKYTAPCPDLSAIGAVTGTTSACEGDTLNYTIPVIADAAYYEWTLPSGSIFLSGQGTNTIKVKAGDLSGTVSVKAYNGCDTTSVSQIIVTLHLLPPVPAITFNGVTLFSDAGTGNQWYLENTAIPGATNPSYNPVQNGTYYVMVTNNFGCSIHSNSLDIIALDIENSVAPDTWDIFPNPVNDICTVVFSKTIAANMTLTSIEGKMLQVIPLNHQQSVVIILSGLKYGMYTIQLTDRNGNMTGLKKLVVQ, from the coding sequence CTGCTTCTTCTATTTTCACTTTCTACAACTGCCTTTGCACAGCAATGGACGCTCATGAATACCGGTGTGACCAACCTATTACGTTCTGTGTTCTTCATCAATTCCAACGTCGGATGGATTTGCACTGAACCTGTTTCTCCCGACAATTCCCTGATTCTAAGAACAACGGATGGAGGAACCACATGGTCCATCTACAACACCGGCACCTTTGCCGCTATGCGTGGGGTTCATTTTACAGATGCCAACCATGGCATCGTATGCGGCTTTAATGGTACCATCCTGAAATCAACAGACGGAGGCGCTTCATGGAATGGTGTTTTCAGCGGTTCCACTCAGGCGCTGCGCTCGCTTGATTTTCCATCCGCCGATACAGGCTTCGTATGCGGAGGAGGTGGAACGATGTTGAAGACCACAGATGGCGGCACATCCTGGTCAACACTTGGCACGGGTATAACAACCGATCTCATTCAGGTTCGTTTTTCCAATAACAACGTAGGATACGCCGTAGCGAGTAACAGCTCTTTTGCGGAAGGCGCGGTAATAAAAACAACAGACGGAGGTAATACTTGGAGCACCGTTTATACCAATGCCAGTAGCGGCCTTCTGGCGCTTGCCATTGGTAACGAAGACACGGTATATGCCGGTGGCAAGGGCGAAAACATTTTCAAGACAACAGATGGCGGTGTTAGCTGGAACCAGGTTTATAGCGGCATCTCCACTTATACACTCCGCGATGGCTTCCTGTCAACAGATAATAGCTGTCGTTTTATTTCCTATAATATTCTCGCTACTGACAATGGTGGGGCAAGCTGGAGTTACGATGCAACAGCCAACGGGCAGCTTTATGGCATTCATTTTCCCAATTATTATACAGGCTACGCAGTAGGCACCGCCGGCATTCTGTACAAATACACAGCGCCATGCCCGGACTTAAGTGCAATTGGTGCTGTGACTGGAACAACTTCAGCATGCGAAGGCGATACACTGAATTATACAATTCCTGTTATTGCTGATGCCGCTTATTATGAATGGACGCTTCCTTCCGGTTCTATCTTTTTATCAGGACAAGGAACTAACACTATAAAAGTAAAAGCCGGTGACCTGTCCGGAACAGTTTCTGTAAAAGCATACAACGGCTGTGACACCACTTCGGTCAGTCAAATCATCGTAACGCTGCACCTTTTGCCTCCGGTGCCTGCCATTACGTTTAACGGAGTTACTCTGTTTTCCGATGCTGGAACAGGCAATCAATGGTACCTTGAAAATACGGCTATACCAGGCGCAACAAACCCGTCATATAATCCGGTGCAGAACGGAACATATTATGTGATGGTTACAAACAATTTTGGTTGCTCCATACATTCCAATTCTCTTGATATTATTGCATTAGACATCGAAAATTCAGTCGCGCCGGATACTTGGGATATTTTCCCTAATCCTGTCAATGATATTTGTACGGTTGTGTTCTCAAAAACCATTGCGGCAAACATGACACTGACTTCTATAGAAGGCAAAATGCTGCAAGTTATTCCACTAAACCATCAACAGTCAGTTGTAATAATTTTATCGGGATTGAAGTATGGCATGTACACCATTCAATTAACTGACAGGAATGGAAATATGACTGGCCTTAAAAAGTTAGTCGTTCAATAA